The following DNA comes from bacterium.
CTTTGAGGTCATGCCGATGCAGCAGGAGTACTGGGATCTGATCATCGACTATACTCTAAAAGAGGTGCGAGCGGGCCGGACCCCCAACCCGGACATGATGTGCAACAAGCTCTTCAAATTCGGCGCTTTTTATGAACGCGCCGGCTGCGAGTACGACCGGATGGCCTCGGGCCATTATGCTAAAACCGTCCTGGATGATGCGGGCGAAGTGCGGTTGCTGACCTCAAACGATCCGGTCAAGGACCAGACCTATTTTCTCAGCCAGATGCAGCGTGAGCAGCTCGCCCGTTGCCTCTTCCCCCTCGGCGATCTCGACAAGGCCGGCGTGCGGCGGCTGGCCCGGGAAATGCATCTGCCTAACGCAGAGCGGCCGGACAGTCAGGGAATCTGCTTTCTCGGCAAGATCAATTACCGCGAGTTCCTCAGCCGCCACGTCGGGCGCAAGCCGGGCCGGATCATCGAGCAATCGACCGGCCGGATCCTCGGCGACCACGAAGGCTATTGGTTTTACACCATCGGCCAGCGCAACGGACTGCGCCTCTCCGGCGGCCCCTGGTTTGTCATCGACAAAAACGGTCCGGAGAACATCGTCTATGTAGCCCACGGCTATGATCCCGAACCGATCTACCGCGACCGGATCGATGTACAGGCCTTCAACTGGATCTCGCCGCTGCGGAGCACCCTCCTGGAAGGCACCGCGCAAGTCGAACGCACTGCGGATGGAGAGCCGCTCTTCGCCTGTAAAATCCGTCACAGCCCGGAGTATTTCCGGGCCGCCGTCCGTTTCGAGGACGAAACCAGCCTGACCATCCGGCCTCAAGAACGCGTCGCCGGGGTCGCCCAAGGCCAGTTCGCCGTCCTCTACCTGGGCTTGGAATGCCTCGGCGGCGGTGTGATCGTCTAGCCC
Coding sequences within:
- the mnmA gene encoding tRNA 2-thiouridine(34) synthase MnmA translates to MTDLTANSPDTRKRIAVLVSGGVDSAVALSLLKKQGHSVTAFYLKVWMEGDTFFGNCPWREDVAYVEKIAAQLGVPFEVMPMQQEYWDLIIDYTLKEVRAGRTPNPDMMCNKLFKFGAFYERAGCEYDRMASGHYAKTVLDDAGEVRLLTSNDPVKDQTYFLSQMQREQLARCLFPLGDLDKAGVRRLAREMHLPNAERPDSQGICFLGKINYREFLSRHVGRKPGRIIEQSTGRILGDHEGYWFYTIGQRNGLRLSGGPWFVIDKNGPENIVYVAHGYDPEPIYRDRIDVQAFNWISPLRSTLLEGTAQVERTADGEPLFACKIRHSPEYFRAAVRFEDETSLTIRPQERVAGVAQGQFAVLYLGLECLGGGVIV